The Topomyia yanbarensis strain Yona2022 chromosome 3, ASM3024719v1, whole genome shotgun sequence nucleotide sequence GTTCGCAATATTTGCTGTAGCACTGCGGACAATGATAGCCACCAGAAGTTAGCTTTGCCGGTTCGTCTGTACTGTCTATGTGACACATGCACATAGTTAACAACGGATccttgctttcttccgtctttCCGTGAGGAAATCCCATTTTAATCATGGAGCATTCTTGTTGATTTCCAGCTTGTGGCGGGTCTATATGTTGCAGTAACTGGTCCTTAAAATGAGAATCATCCAATACAGCTGCATATACTCCTCCGGTTTCCGTGCAGAGAAACTTACACACGCGGATTTCTGCAGAAAGGCTTACCACCGAACAGCGGATTCCTTCTGCCTTCAAAGCATCGATGGTGATGTGAATGTCCGTTGGATCACATGTAGTCAAGCTACCCATAATGACCAGAACTTCTCGACTTGCGTGGGATGGCACCATCTTCAATGTTTTCAATGCCAAGTCCAATCCGTTTTGTAACGAAGGCTCTCCAATTAAACTGATTTTACTCAAATTACTAACCGCTTTAATGTGCTTCCGGCAACTACCGGCCAACTCCGTAATTTTCTCTGCTCGTTTTGCCTTCAACGCAATCAACCCTAACTGGGAAATTGGATTTTGATCGAAAAATTCCTCAATGAATATTTCCAACAATTTAAGCGAACAGATAAACCGAGTCGGTTTAAGATCCGGAACGGTCATGGCTTCCGAACAATCCAGTATGATATATAAATGTCGCATCATTCCTAGTTTACTGTAGCCCTTTTTCATTGCTTGCCGTTTACGTTTGGCCTTTTGAATAATTTCAGCCACAGATCCCTCCACCAGGCCATCGTCGTCTTCCTTTATTGCTTCCCTGATGAACAGAGAACCGATATTACAATGCTGTCTGTGCTAAAAATGCAATATAGTTTACCATGTTTTCTCGTATCCTGTTTCCCAGCGATACTCTTTGGATTCCTCTTCATCTGCCATAGCTGTCGAACTTAATTAGTAATAGTAATTGATGtatgaattgaaatattttgagtatttaataaaaaaaactaaaaaattgaaatttgctTCGTTGATTCAAAACTCAAGAAACGTGATTAGTTGTtgtttacaattacaattatgtCAGTCAGTAGCCCATGTGGCAGAATTCATAAGAGGTAAAAAAGAGCTAAGATAAAAAGAGAATATATTCCACGATGTAGAAATATAGAGGTTGAAACATTAGTCGTCAAATAGTTGGGTTGGCTTGTATAGTTTTAAATGTGATTGAATTTACTCGTTTTTTATCGTGTCAAATGGTATttagtatgtatgtatataaagTTTACACTTTTCGTATGTAAACATaattatatgcatttttttattttaatatcaATACTCCCCACGACTTACTTCATATAAacgccatatttgtttacattgtaaCTAaggacgctgaatccctctggataaagactcgacacgtcaatcgtttgtttaccatttatctgtcagtgtcattccaatcgaacacgagatctgtcaatggccctcgttccagaaggattcgaagcgattttcttcggattgaggtcttttgacaggtctcgtgctcgattggaatgacattcacagataaataataagaataagattgagatggcgagtctttatccagagggattcagcgtctttaattgtaaccgttgttttgggttcgattggaactttttggcttcagtcttcggAGGGTTGCCACCTCTAGTGAGGCTTTCAACCGGAGATTTTTACTGACCTAGGATAGACTGCAAAAACATGAGTATAGACTGAAATCAGACAGAAATTTAAATCAGAatgattttttgacattttagagaaatttaaTCGATTATTATTACCTACTGAGATGAAAAGAAATAAATATCAACTTTTTCATTCCATCAATAACTCGTCAGATTAGGTTGGTTGGAAAATCACCAAATTGACTCAAATTCACTGTTGAGTTTTTTGTAATGGCAAAGTAAATTGCGTATCACTATATTCTTCCGTtcacttttttgttttgtgaacacTAGTTTTTCGCGTTAGTAAACAGTTTTGTTGGTTTAGATGGGTGTAGAATTTCACCCCGGCTAACCGCAAGGAACCCGAGAGTACCAGCCACTATCGCTGTAGTCTACAGAAGTAAATCTTTCCTCACTGATCAACAGCTAAGGACCGCTGCAGGAGCAGACAGCATAACACCAGAAGAATTTGTACTATAAAAGTTCAAAAATGTGCCATCCCACCAAGTCCAGACAAATTGAGGCAAAACCCGGCGGACCGGAGATTGCCTCCAAAAactggagtctccgggtcaaaccctcGCGCATCTCTATATAACACTACGTTCACACTGCATAGTTAAAACacattataataattagcaacaagaactatgtcatcaagatagcgttaaaacaggttttactcgtagtgtgaacgtagtataagcaTGATCTTTAGTTTCACGTTCCAATTTGAATGGGGTTATGAAGCCATATGTAGAACACTCTAGTTCGAGTGTGACCATGAGGAAAAAGAAAACATATGACGTATCCAAATGAGCATGAAATTTGACACAATATAAATAATGAGAGAGCAATTTATGTTCAGTGCATCCTTTTTTTAAACTGTCTTATCCCTTGATGCGTGAACATGACTAGCAACCTAAATGTCAGATACATTTTCCGGTTCCTTTTATACTCTTCATCGAAATCTCTTTCCGCCCATAAGAagtacgtcaaatttcatgctcGTTTATGGATACGTCATATATCTTCTTCTTCCTTATGGCCACACTCTACCTTTTGTGCTTTAGCCATATGTAGTCTTTATAGTTTTCTCCGATGCAGCTCACATTAAAAATACATAAGtatcttttaaaatatttttcaacgcaaaaaagtaaatgaaaattattattattatattatagcAGTATTTTGGAccacttagggccgatttcttcaccctcgcttaacttttaaaccaggtttaccagtacgtttaaacctggcttaagcgctaagcgagggtgaagaaattggcccttaGAATGTCATGAAATtacagcccggggacaacttgactaatatcccagtcaaaaagggcaagttgctggctaacggggagctatttgccaactcagatgcgctaattgcccttcaattt carries:
- the LOC131687991 gene encoding general transcription factor IIH subunit 2-like codes for the protein MADEEESKEYRWETGYEKTWEAIKEDDDGLVEGSVAEIIQKAKRKRQAMKKGYSKLGMMRHLYIILDCSEAMTVPDLKPTRFICSLKLLEIFIEEFFDQNPISQLGLIALKAKRAEKITELAGSCRKHIKAVSNLSKISLIGEPSLQNGLDLALKTLKMVPSHASREVLVIMGSLTTCDPTDIHITIDALKAEGIRCSVVSLSAEIRVCKFLCTETGGVYAAVLDDSHFKDQLLQHIDPPQAGNQQECSMIKMGFPHGKTEESKDPLLTMCMCHIDSTDEPAKLTSGGYHCPQCYSKYCELPVECASCGLTLASAPHLARSYHHLFPVPAFHELMYGQQTASMCYGCRKLFTESADKTVYQCKSCAQMFCIDCDIFIHETMHSCVGCTTIPASVQALHARKPVAPTHSLSLI